From Methanotorris formicicus Mc-S-70, the proteins below share one genomic window:
- a CDS encoding heavy-metal-associated domain-containing protein, with protein sequence MKELKLKIEGMSCDMCVNTIKRLLSELDGIIDVDINLEEGIGVLQTWSNINSYRHLTNFY encoded by the coding sequence ATGAAGGAATTAAAATTAAAAATAGAGGGAATGAGTTGTGATATGTGTGTAAATACCATAAAAAGACTTTTGTCAGAGTTAGATGGAATTATAGATGTTGATATAAACTTAGAAGAAGGAATTGGGGTTCTCCAAACGTGGTCAAATATAAACAGTTATAGACATTTAACTAACTTTTATTAA